The DNA sequence GAACGTGTCGATCATCCCGCAGATCATCCCGTCCGCGTCGCCCAGATGCACGAGCATCGCGCCGATCAGCGTGTTGAACTTGCGCAGCGCCGCCTTCGCGACTTCCGGCGTCACGCCGTCGCGCGCGCCGATCTCGTGGTACGCCTGCCAGTAGCGCTGGTAGCGCGTATCGTCTTCCGGATTCACGATCTCGAAATCGACGCCGGCCTTCAGCTTCGAGCCGATCTTCTCGAGGCGCATCTCGACGACCGACGGCCGGCCGATGATGACCGGCTTCGCGATCTTCTCGAGCAGCACGAATTGCGCGGCACGCAGCACGCGCTCGTCCTCGCCCTCGGCGAACACGATGCGCGCTTCCTTCTTCTTCGCGGTCGCGAACACCGGACGCATCACCATGCCGGTGCGGTAGACGGTCGTGCCGAGTTGCTCGCGGTAGGCGTCCATGTCCTCGATCGGACGGGTCGCGACGCCCGAATCCATCGCGGCCTGCGCGACGGCCGGCGCGATCTTGATGATCAGGCGCGGATCGAACGGCTTCGGAATCAGGTATTCCGGCCCGAACTCGAGCGAGTGGCCTTCATATGCCTTCGCGACTTCCTCGCTCTGGTCGGTTTCCTCGGCCAGTTCGGCGATCGCGCGCACGCATGCGAGCTTCATTTCCTCGGTGATCGTCGTCGCGCCGACGTCCAGCGCGCCGCGGAAGATGAACGGGAAGCACAGCACGTTGTTGACCTGGTTCGGATAGTCCGAACGGCCGGTCGCGACGATCGCGTCCGGGCGCACGGCCTTCGCGTCTTCCGGGCGGATTTCCGGCTCCGGGTTCGCCAGTGCGAGGATCAGCGGCCGGTCGCCCATCGTCTTGACCATGTCCTGCTTCAGCACGCCCGCGCTCGAGCAGCCGAGGAACACGTCCGCGCCGACGATCGCATCGGCGAGCGTGCGCGCGTCGGTGGTCGCCGCATAGCGCTGCTTCGACGGATCGAGATTGCCGCGCCCTTCGTAGATCACGCCCTTCGAGTCGGCCACCAGGATGTTCGTCTTCGTCAGGCCGAGCTTCACGAGCAGGTCCAGACACGCGATCGCGGCCGCGCCGGCGCCCGAGCACACGAGTTTCACGTCGGCGAGCTTCTTGCCGACGACCTTCAGGCCGTTCAGGATCGCGGCCGACGCGATGATCGCGGTGCCGTGCTGGTCGTCGTGGAAGACCGGAATCTTCATGCGC is a window from the Burkholderia vietnamiensis LMG 10929 genome containing:
- a CDS encoding NADP-dependent malic enzyme; amino-acid sequence: MDEQLKQAALAYHLNPKPGKISVTPTKPLSNQLDLSLAYSPGVAAACEAIHADPLDAQKYTSRGNLVGVVTNGTAVLGLGNIGPLAAKPVMEGKGCLFKKFAGIDVFDIELSESDPDKLVEAIAMLEPTLGGINLEDIKAPECFYIEQKLRERMKIPVFHDDQHGTAIIASAAILNGLKVVGKKLADVKLVCSGAGAAAIACLDLLVKLGLTKTNILVADSKGVIYEGRGNLDPSKQRYAATTDARTLADAIVGADVFLGCSSAGVLKQDMVKTMGDRPLILALANPEPEIRPEDAKAVRPDAIVATGRSDYPNQVNNVLCFPFIFRGALDVGATTITEEMKLACVRAIAELAEETDQSEEVAKAYEGHSLEFGPEYLIPKPFDPRLIIKIAPAVAQAAMDSGVATRPIEDMDAYREQLGTTVYRTGMVMRPVFATAKKKEARIVFAEGEDERVLRAAQFVLLEKIAKPVIIGRPSVVEMRLEKIGSKLKAGVDFEIVNPEDDTRYQRYWQAYHEIGARDGVTPEVAKAALRKFNTLIGAMLVHLGDADGMICGMIDTFHTHLKFIEQVLGRAKGAEHFAAMNLLMLPGRNLFMCDTYVNELPSAEQLADMTIQAAGEIERFGITPKAALLSNSNFGSAPSASSRRMAEARRLINERAPNLEVDGEMHGDAALSEAVRKAAFPGTTLSGEANLLIMPNVEAANIAYNLLKMVGGDGVTVGPFLLGAAKPVHILTPAATVRRIINMTAVAAANANTK